One Bombus pyrosoma isolate SC7728 linkage group LG9, ASM1482585v1, whole genome shotgun sequence genomic window carries:
- the LOC122570699 gene encoding VPS35 endosomal protein-sorting factor-like isoform X2 — protein sequence MTEINWIAKPMNYKTIQFATLEEVSDHPLKPVTVMLIDGRSGIKRNVLRSTSTGSSTATSTPTHTPIPGSSLVDPLLSHCSFDGSDPLSQFAKEELDPLSKMAADEWDYSCNTVVINKKSMDTAEELVEPWLARRTTILSKYTTSEKLSIVTSFLPGGEKVQPSGGVVDKVRTRLEQLDDFEEGSVRQMLDLSQQQYTARVEQLNNELVQAWHSDQRVKALKIAIQCAKLLVDTSVMAFYPGKFVLITDILDIFGKLVYERLKVKAEYYKPGNKMPTSLPDNFTPDMVPENAKETCRNWFYKIASIRELVPRLYVEMAIIKSYSFLTTSEFNTALLRITRMIRGIGNPLIAVYARCYLCRVGLALNKTSDFEFVRENFYDFLFTYQQLFGQFVKTELIEQNMTLYSYLNLYLPALDWILQVLVATTSENFLEDVLSRCKNQANSSLLLNSILTAFKPTYIGERAMDFVNLITTIEDDGFPQYLLYRSLGESLVLESPPKEDCQSILNMVWKYITELTNPNKFMHCVEIWIQFTAIHFSVNELNLFFGKIIDRLNPNKSFEHFYPQLQNIIEKVVSHTQDFESLLAMDNFLPLIDLFHKESIKVEVCKTVIEGISVQTSPITDPIFINALMFIARIMHDSVSALTVEDEKRQIGQLICGLVQRVDYGRDFEKQLNFYAEARAAFPNLDSVHTQLVQCVNRLSVDTRRIVRGHHTRRTSAFVRACAAFCFITIPSLTLVHTRLQLYLLSGQVALLNQCLGQADACFKAALSLVPEMPKTIDIDGRQKSSQPYLLSYLSNFLSTLLVVPDSPEHGVLYLMRGLLNAVQRCFDENTSMKTYLYLRVLDLLSAIVQENYPYHVEKVDSNDKLYGSDQKFISEVNKISSKIVEEILSHLKYLGSTDQLEKQVALALELFNCFIIRADLRDPQLAHMAVNLWNLSVRHGSIDSKVKMKMIAYIVQKGHHKGYEHFGDILRKMLK from the exons atgacgGAAATAAATTG GATTGCCAAACCTATGAATTACAAAACAATACAGTTTGCAACTTTAGAAGAAGTAAGTGACCATCCCTTAAAACCTGTCACAGTGATG TTAATTGATGGTCGTAGTGGGATAAAGCGTAATGTGTTACGAAGTACCAGTACTGGTTCTTCAACTGCTACATCAACACCAACTCATACACCTATTCCGGGAAGTTCTTTAGTAGATCCATTATTAAGTCATTGTTCCTTTGATGGTTCAGATCCTCTTTCACAATTTGCTAAAGAAGAACTAGACCCATTATCTAAGATGGCTGCAGATGAG TGGGATTACTCTTGTAATACAGTAgtcattaataaaaaatctatgGATACTGCAGAAGAATTAGTAGAACCATGGTTAGCAAGACGTACTACAATATTAAGCAAATACACAACATCAGAAAAATTGTCAATAGTTACTAGTTTCTTACCAGGTGGTGAGAAAg TTCAACCAAGCGGTGGAGTTGTTGATAAAGTACGAACAAGATTGGAACAGTTAGATGATTTTGAAGAAGGATCTGTCAGACAAATGTTAGATTTATCTCAACAACAATATACTGCGAGAGtcgaacaattaaataatgaacTTGTACAAGCCTGGCATTCTGATCAAAGGGTTAAAGCACTTAAAATAGCAATTCAG TGTGCCAAGTTATTAGTAGATACATCTGTTATGGCTTTTTATCCTGGCAAGTTTGTTCTTATCAcagatattttagatatttttggGAAACTGGTTTATGAAAGATTAAAGGTTAAAGCTGAATATTACAA ACCAGGAAATAAAATGCCCACAAGTTTACCTGATAATTTCACACCAGATATGGTACCTGAAAATGCGAAAGAAACTTGTAGAAATTGGTTTTACAAAATAGCATCGATAAGAGAACTAGTTCCACGTCTTTATGTAGAAATGGCAATAATAAAGTCTTATAGCTTTTTAACAACAAG tgaATTTAACACAGCTTTACTGCGAATAACGCGAATGATAAGAGGTATCGGAAATCCTCTCATAGCTGTATATGCTAGATGTTATTTATGCCGAGTGGGATTAGCTTTAAATAAAACGTCTGATTTTGAGTTTGTGAGGGAGAACTTCTATGATTTCCTCTTCACATACCAACAGCTGTTTGGGCAATTTGTGAAAACTGAATTAATTGAGCAAAATATGactttatattcttatttaaacCTTTATCTACCAGCTTTGGATTGGATTTTGCAAGTATTGGTAGCTACAACCTctgaaaattttttagaagatGTACTTTCTCGGTGTAAAAATCAAGCAAATAG ttcatTATTATTGAACAGTATTTTAACAGCATTTAAACCTACATATATTGGAGAGCGTGCAAtggattttgtaaatttaataactacAATCGAGGATGATG gtTTTCCACAGTATCTGTTATACCGAAGTTTAGGCGAAAGCCTTGTACTAGAATCACCACCAAAAGAAGACTGTCAATCAATTCTTAATATGGTATGGAAATATATAACAGAGTTAACAAACCCTAATAAATTTATGCACTGCGTTGAAATTTGGATTCAATTTACCGCTATTCATTTTTCC GTAAATGAATTGAATTTGttctttggaaaaataattgatcgaCTTAATCCAAACAAAAGCTTTGAGCATTTTTATCCacagttacaaaatattattgaaaaagtaGTATCTCATACACAAGATTTTGAATCATTACTTGCTATG GATAATTTCTTACCTCTAATAGATTTGTTTCACAAAGAAAGTATTAAGGTTGAAGTGTGTAAGACTGTTATAGAAGGTATAAGTGTTCAAACCAGCCCTATTACTGatcctatttttataaatgctcTTATGTTCATCGCTAGGATAATGCATGATTCTGTTAG TGCTCTAACTGTTGAAGATGAAAAACGGCAAATTGGTCAACTTATATGTGGTTTAGTTCAACGTGTTGATTATGGTCGTGACTTTGAAAAGCAACTTAATTTTTATGCCGAAGCTAGAGCTGCTTTTCCTAATCTCGATAGTGTTCATACACAACTTGTACAG TGTGTAAACAGACTATCAGTCGACACTCGAAGAATTGTTCGTGGACATCACACAAGAAGAACGTCGGCGTTTGTACGCGCTTGTGCCgcgttttgttttattactattCCATCATTAACTTTAGTTCATACACGGCTGCAGTTATATTTACTTTCAGGCCAAGTTGCACTCTTAAATCAATGCTTGGGTCaag CCGATGCATGTTTTAAGGCTGCATTAAGCTTAGTTCCGGAAATGCCCAAAACAATAGATATAGATGGAAGACAAAAAAGTTCACAACCTTATTTACTTTCATATTTATCAAACTTTCTATCGACGTTGCTTGTTGTCCcg GATAGTCCAGAACAtggtgttttatatttaatgcgAGGTTTACTTAATGCTGTTCAACGGTGTTTTGATGAAAATACGTCAATGAAGACATACTTGTATTTACGGGTGCTTGACTTATTATCAGCAATTGTTCAAGAAAACTATCCATATCATGTTGAAAAg gTTGATtctaatgataaattatatggATCTgatcaaaaatttataagcGAAGTGAACAAAATAAGTTcgaaaattgtagaagaaattttatctcaTTTGAAGTATCTTGGCTCTACCGATCAATTGGAAAAGCAAGTAGCTCTTGCATTAGAACtttttaattgctttattATTAGAGCCGATTTGCGCGATCCACAATTAGCGCACATGGCTgtaaatttatggaatttatCTGTTCGGCATGGTTCGATAGATTCAAAAGTGAAG ATGAAGATGATAGCGTATATAGTACAAAAAGGTCATCACAAAGGATATGAACATTTTGGGGacattttaagaaaaatgttaaaataa
- the LOC122570699 gene encoding VPS35 endosomal protein-sorting factor-like isoform X3 — protein MNYKTIQFATLEEVSDHPLKPVTVMLIDGRSGIKRNVLRSTSTGSSTATSTPTHTPIPGSSLVDPLLSHCSFDGSDPLSQFAKEELDPLSKMAADEWDYSCNTVVINKKSMDTAEELVEPWLARRTTILSKYTTSEKLSIVTSFLPGGEKVLVKVQPSGGVVDKVRTRLEQLDDFEEGSVRQMLDLSQQQYTARVEQLNNELVQAWHSDQRVKALKIAIQCAKLLVDTSVMAFYPGKFVLITDILDIFGKLVYERLKVKAEYYKPGNKMPTSLPDNFTPDMVPENAKETCRNWFYKIASIRELVPRLYVEMAIIKSYSFLTTSEFNTALLRITRMIRGIGNPLIAVYARCYLCRVGLALNKTSDFEFVRENFYDFLFTYQQLFGQFVKTELIEQNMTLYSYLNLYLPALDWILQVLVATTSENFLEDVLSRCKNQANSSLLLNSILTAFKPTYIGERAMDFVNLITTIEDDGFPQYLLYRSLGESLVLESPPKEDCQSILNMVWKYITELTNPNKFMHCVEIWIQFTAIHFSVNELNLFFGKIIDRLNPNKSFEHFYPQLQNIIEKVVSHTQDFESLLAMDNFLPLIDLFHKESIKVEVCKTVIEGISVQTSPITDPIFINALMFIARIMHDSVSALTVEDEKRQIGQLICGLVQRVDYGRDFEKQLNFYAEARAAFPNLDSVHTQLVQCVNRLSVDTRRIVRGHHTRRTSAFVRACAAFCFITIPSLTLVHTRLQLYLLSGQVALLNQCLGQADACFKAALSLVPEMPKTIDIDGRQKSSQPYLLSYLSNFLSTLLVVPDSPEHGVLYLMRGLLNAVQRCFDENTSMKTYLYLRVLDLLSAIVQENYPYHVEKVDSNDKLYGSDQKFISEVNKISSKIVEEILSHLKYLGSTDQLEKQVALALELFNCFIIRADLRDPQLAHMAVNLWNLSVRHGSIDSKVKMKMIAYIVQKGHHKGYEHFGDILRKMLK, from the exons ATGAATTACAAAACAATACAGTTTGCAACTTTAGAAGAAGTAAGTGACCATCCCTTAAAACCTGTCACAGTGATG TTAATTGATGGTCGTAGTGGGATAAAGCGTAATGTGTTACGAAGTACCAGTACTGGTTCTTCAACTGCTACATCAACACCAACTCATACACCTATTCCGGGAAGTTCTTTAGTAGATCCATTATTAAGTCATTGTTCCTTTGATGGTTCAGATCCTCTTTCACAATTTGCTAAAGAAGAACTAGACCCATTATCTAAGATGGCTGCAGATGAG TGGGATTACTCTTGTAATACAGTAgtcattaataaaaaatctatgGATACTGCAGAAGAATTAGTAGAACCATGGTTAGCAAGACGTACTACAATATTAAGCAAATACACAACATCAGAAAAATTGTCAATAGTTACTAGTTTCTTACCAGGTGGTGAGAAAg ttcTTGTTAAAGTTCAACCAAGCGGTGGAGTTGTTGATAAAGTACGAACAAGATTGGAACAGTTAGATGATTTTGAAGAAGGATCTGTCAGACAAATGTTAGATTTATCTCAACAACAATATACTGCGAGAGtcgaacaattaaataatgaacTTGTACAAGCCTGGCATTCTGATCAAAGGGTTAAAGCACTTAAAATAGCAATTCAG TGTGCCAAGTTATTAGTAGATACATCTGTTATGGCTTTTTATCCTGGCAAGTTTGTTCTTATCAcagatattttagatatttttggGAAACTGGTTTATGAAAGATTAAAGGTTAAAGCTGAATATTACAA ACCAGGAAATAAAATGCCCACAAGTTTACCTGATAATTTCACACCAGATATGGTACCTGAAAATGCGAAAGAAACTTGTAGAAATTGGTTTTACAAAATAGCATCGATAAGAGAACTAGTTCCACGTCTTTATGTAGAAATGGCAATAATAAAGTCTTATAGCTTTTTAACAACAAG tgaATTTAACACAGCTTTACTGCGAATAACGCGAATGATAAGAGGTATCGGAAATCCTCTCATAGCTGTATATGCTAGATGTTATTTATGCCGAGTGGGATTAGCTTTAAATAAAACGTCTGATTTTGAGTTTGTGAGGGAGAACTTCTATGATTTCCTCTTCACATACCAACAGCTGTTTGGGCAATTTGTGAAAACTGAATTAATTGAGCAAAATATGactttatattcttatttaaacCTTTATCTACCAGCTTTGGATTGGATTTTGCAAGTATTGGTAGCTACAACCTctgaaaattttttagaagatGTACTTTCTCGGTGTAAAAATCAAGCAAATAG ttcatTATTATTGAACAGTATTTTAACAGCATTTAAACCTACATATATTGGAGAGCGTGCAAtggattttgtaaatttaataactacAATCGAGGATGATG gtTTTCCACAGTATCTGTTATACCGAAGTTTAGGCGAAAGCCTTGTACTAGAATCACCACCAAAAGAAGACTGTCAATCAATTCTTAATATGGTATGGAAATATATAACAGAGTTAACAAACCCTAATAAATTTATGCACTGCGTTGAAATTTGGATTCAATTTACCGCTATTCATTTTTCC GTAAATGAATTGAATTTGttctttggaaaaataattgatcgaCTTAATCCAAACAAAAGCTTTGAGCATTTTTATCCacagttacaaaatattattgaaaaagtaGTATCTCATACACAAGATTTTGAATCATTACTTGCTATG GATAATTTCTTACCTCTAATAGATTTGTTTCACAAAGAAAGTATTAAGGTTGAAGTGTGTAAGACTGTTATAGAAGGTATAAGTGTTCAAACCAGCCCTATTACTGatcctatttttataaatgctcTTATGTTCATCGCTAGGATAATGCATGATTCTGTTAG TGCTCTAACTGTTGAAGATGAAAAACGGCAAATTGGTCAACTTATATGTGGTTTAGTTCAACGTGTTGATTATGGTCGTGACTTTGAAAAGCAACTTAATTTTTATGCCGAAGCTAGAGCTGCTTTTCCTAATCTCGATAGTGTTCATACACAACTTGTACAG TGTGTAAACAGACTATCAGTCGACACTCGAAGAATTGTTCGTGGACATCACACAAGAAGAACGTCGGCGTTTGTACGCGCTTGTGCCgcgttttgttttattactattCCATCATTAACTTTAGTTCATACACGGCTGCAGTTATATTTACTTTCAGGCCAAGTTGCACTCTTAAATCAATGCTTGGGTCaag CCGATGCATGTTTTAAGGCTGCATTAAGCTTAGTTCCGGAAATGCCCAAAACAATAGATATAGATGGAAGACAAAAAAGTTCACAACCTTATTTACTTTCATATTTATCAAACTTTCTATCGACGTTGCTTGTTGTCCcg GATAGTCCAGAACAtggtgttttatatttaatgcgAGGTTTACTTAATGCTGTTCAACGGTGTTTTGATGAAAATACGTCAATGAAGACATACTTGTATTTACGGGTGCTTGACTTATTATCAGCAATTGTTCAAGAAAACTATCCATATCATGTTGAAAAg gTTGATtctaatgataaattatatggATCTgatcaaaaatttataagcGAAGTGAACAAAATAAGTTcgaaaattgtagaagaaattttatctcaTTTGAAGTATCTTGGCTCTACCGATCAATTGGAAAAGCAAGTAGCTCTTGCATTAGAACtttttaattgctttattATTAGAGCCGATTTGCGCGATCCACAATTAGCGCACATGGCTgtaaatttatggaatttatCTGTTCGGCATGGTTCGATAGATTCAAAAGTGAAG ATGAAGATGATAGCGTATATAGTACAAAAAGGTCATCACAAAGGATATGAACATTTTGGGGacattttaagaaaaatgttaaaataa
- the LOC122570699 gene encoding VPS35 endosomal protein-sorting factor-like isoform X1: protein MTEINWIAKPMNYKTIQFATLEEVSDHPLKPVTVMLIDGRSGIKRNVLRSTSTGSSTATSTPTHTPIPGSSLVDPLLSHCSFDGSDPLSQFAKEELDPLSKMAADEWDYSCNTVVINKKSMDTAEELVEPWLARRTTILSKYTTSEKLSIVTSFLPGGEKVLVKVQPSGGVVDKVRTRLEQLDDFEEGSVRQMLDLSQQQYTARVEQLNNELVQAWHSDQRVKALKIAIQCAKLLVDTSVMAFYPGKFVLITDILDIFGKLVYERLKVKAEYYKPGNKMPTSLPDNFTPDMVPENAKETCRNWFYKIASIRELVPRLYVEMAIIKSYSFLTTSEFNTALLRITRMIRGIGNPLIAVYARCYLCRVGLALNKTSDFEFVRENFYDFLFTYQQLFGQFVKTELIEQNMTLYSYLNLYLPALDWILQVLVATTSENFLEDVLSRCKNQANSSLLLNSILTAFKPTYIGERAMDFVNLITTIEDDGFPQYLLYRSLGESLVLESPPKEDCQSILNMVWKYITELTNPNKFMHCVEIWIQFTAIHFSVNELNLFFGKIIDRLNPNKSFEHFYPQLQNIIEKVVSHTQDFESLLAMDNFLPLIDLFHKESIKVEVCKTVIEGISVQTSPITDPIFINALMFIARIMHDSVSALTVEDEKRQIGQLICGLVQRVDYGRDFEKQLNFYAEARAAFPNLDSVHTQLVQCVNRLSVDTRRIVRGHHTRRTSAFVRACAAFCFITIPSLTLVHTRLQLYLLSGQVALLNQCLGQADACFKAALSLVPEMPKTIDIDGRQKSSQPYLLSYLSNFLSTLLVVPDSPEHGVLYLMRGLLNAVQRCFDENTSMKTYLYLRVLDLLSAIVQENYPYHVEKVDSNDKLYGSDQKFISEVNKISSKIVEEILSHLKYLGSTDQLEKQVALALELFNCFIIRADLRDPQLAHMAVNLWNLSVRHGSIDSKVKMKMIAYIVQKGHHKGYEHFGDILRKMLK from the exons atgacgGAAATAAATTG GATTGCCAAACCTATGAATTACAAAACAATACAGTTTGCAACTTTAGAAGAAGTAAGTGACCATCCCTTAAAACCTGTCACAGTGATG TTAATTGATGGTCGTAGTGGGATAAAGCGTAATGTGTTACGAAGTACCAGTACTGGTTCTTCAACTGCTACATCAACACCAACTCATACACCTATTCCGGGAAGTTCTTTAGTAGATCCATTATTAAGTCATTGTTCCTTTGATGGTTCAGATCCTCTTTCACAATTTGCTAAAGAAGAACTAGACCCATTATCTAAGATGGCTGCAGATGAG TGGGATTACTCTTGTAATACAGTAgtcattaataaaaaatctatgGATACTGCAGAAGAATTAGTAGAACCATGGTTAGCAAGACGTACTACAATATTAAGCAAATACACAACATCAGAAAAATTGTCAATAGTTACTAGTTTCTTACCAGGTGGTGAGAAAg ttcTTGTTAAAGTTCAACCAAGCGGTGGAGTTGTTGATAAAGTACGAACAAGATTGGAACAGTTAGATGATTTTGAAGAAGGATCTGTCAGACAAATGTTAGATTTATCTCAACAACAATATACTGCGAGAGtcgaacaattaaataatgaacTTGTACAAGCCTGGCATTCTGATCAAAGGGTTAAAGCACTTAAAATAGCAATTCAG TGTGCCAAGTTATTAGTAGATACATCTGTTATGGCTTTTTATCCTGGCAAGTTTGTTCTTATCAcagatattttagatatttttggGAAACTGGTTTATGAAAGATTAAAGGTTAAAGCTGAATATTACAA ACCAGGAAATAAAATGCCCACAAGTTTACCTGATAATTTCACACCAGATATGGTACCTGAAAATGCGAAAGAAACTTGTAGAAATTGGTTTTACAAAATAGCATCGATAAGAGAACTAGTTCCACGTCTTTATGTAGAAATGGCAATAATAAAGTCTTATAGCTTTTTAACAACAAG tgaATTTAACACAGCTTTACTGCGAATAACGCGAATGATAAGAGGTATCGGAAATCCTCTCATAGCTGTATATGCTAGATGTTATTTATGCCGAGTGGGATTAGCTTTAAATAAAACGTCTGATTTTGAGTTTGTGAGGGAGAACTTCTATGATTTCCTCTTCACATACCAACAGCTGTTTGGGCAATTTGTGAAAACTGAATTAATTGAGCAAAATATGactttatattcttatttaaacCTTTATCTACCAGCTTTGGATTGGATTTTGCAAGTATTGGTAGCTACAACCTctgaaaattttttagaagatGTACTTTCTCGGTGTAAAAATCAAGCAAATAG ttcatTATTATTGAACAGTATTTTAACAGCATTTAAACCTACATATATTGGAGAGCGTGCAAtggattttgtaaatttaataactacAATCGAGGATGATG gtTTTCCACAGTATCTGTTATACCGAAGTTTAGGCGAAAGCCTTGTACTAGAATCACCACCAAAAGAAGACTGTCAATCAATTCTTAATATGGTATGGAAATATATAACAGAGTTAACAAACCCTAATAAATTTATGCACTGCGTTGAAATTTGGATTCAATTTACCGCTATTCATTTTTCC GTAAATGAATTGAATTTGttctttggaaaaataattgatcgaCTTAATCCAAACAAAAGCTTTGAGCATTTTTATCCacagttacaaaatattattgaaaaagtaGTATCTCATACACAAGATTTTGAATCATTACTTGCTATG GATAATTTCTTACCTCTAATAGATTTGTTTCACAAAGAAAGTATTAAGGTTGAAGTGTGTAAGACTGTTATAGAAGGTATAAGTGTTCAAACCAGCCCTATTACTGatcctatttttataaatgctcTTATGTTCATCGCTAGGATAATGCATGATTCTGTTAG TGCTCTAACTGTTGAAGATGAAAAACGGCAAATTGGTCAACTTATATGTGGTTTAGTTCAACGTGTTGATTATGGTCGTGACTTTGAAAAGCAACTTAATTTTTATGCCGAAGCTAGAGCTGCTTTTCCTAATCTCGATAGTGTTCATACACAACTTGTACAG TGTGTAAACAGACTATCAGTCGACACTCGAAGAATTGTTCGTGGACATCACACAAGAAGAACGTCGGCGTTTGTACGCGCTTGTGCCgcgttttgttttattactattCCATCATTAACTTTAGTTCATACACGGCTGCAGTTATATTTACTTTCAGGCCAAGTTGCACTCTTAAATCAATGCTTGGGTCaag CCGATGCATGTTTTAAGGCTGCATTAAGCTTAGTTCCGGAAATGCCCAAAACAATAGATATAGATGGAAGACAAAAAAGTTCACAACCTTATTTACTTTCATATTTATCAAACTTTCTATCGACGTTGCTTGTTGTCCcg GATAGTCCAGAACAtggtgttttatatttaatgcgAGGTTTACTTAATGCTGTTCAACGGTGTTTTGATGAAAATACGTCAATGAAGACATACTTGTATTTACGGGTGCTTGACTTATTATCAGCAATTGTTCAAGAAAACTATCCATATCATGTTGAAAAg gTTGATtctaatgataaattatatggATCTgatcaaaaatttataagcGAAGTGAACAAAATAAGTTcgaaaattgtagaagaaattttatctcaTTTGAAGTATCTTGGCTCTACCGATCAATTGGAAAAGCAAGTAGCTCTTGCATTAGAACtttttaattgctttattATTAGAGCCGATTTGCGCGATCCACAATTAGCGCACATGGCTgtaaatttatggaatttatCTGTTCGGCATGGTTCGATAGATTCAAAAGTGAAG ATGAAGATGATAGCGTATATAGTACAAAAAGGTCATCACAAAGGATATGAACATTTTGGGGacattttaagaaaaatgttaaaataa